DNA sequence from the Streptomyces sp. NBC_01264 genome:
AGGCGATCCGGCCACCGGGGCACTTCGTACCGCAACAGGCTTGACCTCAACCGCGCTTGAGGTGTGATCGTGATCCTCATGACCACGCAATCACCGTCCCGCGCGGCGGACATAGAGGCGATCGGCCGGCTCGTCGCCACGGTCGAGCACTCCCAGCGGACCAAGGACCCCGAGGAGTTCCTCGGCCTCTTCCACCCGGACGCGATCTGGACGACGGCCCACGGCAAGGTCCTCCTCGGCCTGGACGCGATCGCGGAGTTCACCCGCAAGGTCCTGCCCGCGGCGAACTGGGACGGCCAGGTCACCTACGAGGTGGTCCATGTGCTCTTCATCCACCCCGATGTCGCGGCCGTCAAGGTCCGCCAGCGCTACCTGTCCCCGGGCGAGGAGAGCGAGGGCGCTCCCCTGTACGTGATCGCGAAGCAGCCGGACGGCCGCTGGCTGCTGACCGCCTGCCAGAACACCGGGGTGGTCACGGACGCGCCGCGGCGAACGCCTCCCACGAGCTGCGCACCCCCCTGGCCATCTCCCGGACGCTCCTCGACGTCGCCCGCAAGGACCCGACGCGGGACCGGGGCGAGCTCATCGAACGCCTGCACGTCGTCAATGCGCGGGCGATCGACCTCACCGAGGCGCTCCTGCTGCTCAGCCGCGGCGACCGCGCGGACTTCGCGCGCGAGGCCGTCGACCTCTCGTTGCTCGCCGAGGAGGCCGCCGAGACCCTGCTCCCCCTCGCCGAGCAGCGCCGGATCACCCTCGACGTCAGCGGCGGGACCGCCCGGACCGACGGCTCCGCGGAACTCCTGCTGCGGATGGTGACGAACCTCGTGCAGAACGCCGTCGTCCACAACCTCCCCACCGGCGGGACCGTGACGGTCCACACCGAGGAGCAAGGCGCCGCGTGCGTGCTGCGGGTCGAGAACACGGGCCCCCGGCTCGCACCGGAACTGGTCCCGACGCTCACCGAACCCTTCCGCCGCGCGACGGAACGCGTCCGCACGGACGAACACGCCGGCGCCGGCCTCGGCCTGGCCATCGTGCACAGCATCGTCCGCGCCCACGCCGGAACCCTCGAGCTCGTACCCCGCCCCTCCGGCGGCCTCCTCGTGACGGTCCGTCTCCCGGGCGCGCGCTAGCGGAGCCGCAGGAGCTTCGCGCCGAGGGACGGTGCGGACAGGTCCGTCTGGAGGGCCACCGGGACCGTCGGGGCGCCCGGCCCGGTGCCGATGGTCAGGGTCCCGATCTCGGTGCCGGCCGGCGCCTGATCCGGGAGGCCCTTCTCCCCGAGGGACAGGCTCAGATCGAGCCGCTGCCCCGGCACGGCGACGGCGGCCGTGTCGCGGGTGGCCACCACCGGGGTCGGGGTGCCGAGCCCGTCGTCCACGTACCCGACGACCTGGCCCTTCTTGACCGCGCCCGCCGAGGTCAGCGCCGCGCGGACGGCTTCGATGACCTTCTTGCTGTTCTGCTTGACCAGTTTCAGGCTGTTGGCTCCGTCGGGGTCGGCGCCCGTGACGTGCTGGTCGAGCATCGTGCCCAGGATCATCGGGGTCTTGTCGCCCACCGTCTTGTACGCCGCCCACATCAGCGCGCCGCCGGCCGCCGAACTGGAGCCGGTCTTGATGCCCTTGATGCTGAGTCCGGCGATGAGCAGGTCGTCGTTGTTGTTGTTGAGCGGCTCGCTCAGGCCCGGGACGGTGGCGTTGGGAAGCTGGACGATCGCCCGGAACGCGTCGAACTTCATGACCTCCTCGGCCAGTTTCAGCTGATCGGCGGCAGTGCTCACGGTCTTGGCGTCCAGCCCGCTCGGGTCGGTGTAGGTGGTGGAGGTCATGCCGAGCGCCTTGGCCTCGGCGTTCATCTTCTCCACGAACGCGGCCTCGGAGTCGCTGCCGGTGTCCCAACGGGCGAGCAGGCGGGCGATGTTGTTGCCCGAGGGGATCATCAGCATCTTCAGCATGTTCTGCTGGGAGAAGCGGGAGCCGGCCGTCAGACCCGGGATGCGCGATTCGCTCTTCGAGTTGCCCTCCGCGACGGCCTTGGCGTCGACCTCGATCTGAGGGCCGTCCTCGTTCTTCTTCAGCGGGTGGTTCTTGAGGGTCACGTAGGCCGTCATGACCTTGGCGACGCTGGCCGTGGGCACGGGCTTCTGCTCCCCGAACGTCCCGACGTCTCCCGCGCCACCGACCCGTACGGCGGCCTGGCCCTTCTCCGGCCAGGGCACGTCGAAACGCCCGTCGAGGGTGACGGAGTTCGCGGCGCTCCCGCTGGTGAGGACGGCGTCGGGCAGGGGCCGCAGCGCCTGTACGACGGCCAGTACGGCGACCAGCAGGAGCAGCGGCGGCACCCAGATCCGGAGCCGCCGGGCCACCGTGCGACCGGGGGTCGCGGGCGGCGGCGGGGTGTTGGTGAGCTCCGCGAGCAGATCGAGCGCGGGCAACGGCTGCTCGGTGGTCCCCTCGGGGACGGCCCCCTGCGCGGGAGCGGTGCCCGGAGCGGAAGCGGTGCCCGGAGCGGGGCGCATGCCCGGCGCCGTTCCCGGAGCCGGCGCCGTTCCCGGAGCCGGCGCCGTTCCCGGACCCCTACCCGGAGCCGACGCCCCTCCCGGAGCCTGGGCGGCCCCCGAAGGCGGCACGGCCCCCCGAGCCGGCACGGGAGCCGAGGCCTGGCCGGGGACAGTTCCCGAGGCCGGGACCTGGCCGGGCACGGTTCCCGAAGCCGGGACCTGGCCGGGGAGCGTTCCCGAAGTCGCGGCCTTCGCGGCCGCCGGCCCGGCCGGAGCGGACCGTACCGGTGGCGGCATAGACCCGGGAGCCACCGCCCAGGTCGGCACAGGCACCGACGGCGAGGGGGCCTCGTCCGCCAGTGGCTTGAGCGCGATGAACTTGCTCGTCTTCTCGGAGTCCGACTCAGGAGGGGCAACAGGACGACCGGCATCGCGGCCGCCCACCGACACCGAGTCCGCCCCGGAACTGGCCTTCGGCCACGAGACGGGACCCAGCACAGCCGCGTCCACGGACGCGGACACAGATCCGGGCCCGGGTTCAGCTTCGGGTCCGGGAGCGGACTTGGACGCGGGCTCGGACGCAGACACGGACTTGGACGCAGACACGGACTCGGACGCGGGTTTGGGCACGGACACGGGCACGGCCTCGACCACAGGCTCTGCCCCCGGCCCAGGCCCAGGTTCGGGAGCCGACACAGCCTCAGCTTCGGCAGCGAACACGGGCCTGGCCTCGGCCGGAAGCGACGGCGCAGGCGCAGCCACGGCCACGGCCACGGCCACGGGCGCGGCCGTGGACCCAGCCGCAGGCTCGGACCCGGGTGCCGGTTCGGAAGGGGACGCAGTCGCGGCATCGGGCAAAGCCTCCGCCCCGGGGGCCGTCCCCTGGGCCGGGACCGTGCGCGGGTCCGGGGCCGAGGCCGGAGCCGGGGCGGGAGCCGAGGCCCGAGCCGAGGCCCGAGCCGAGGCCGAGGCGGGAGCCGGGGCCGGAGCCGGAGCCGGGGCCGGGGCCTGAGCCGGAGCCGGAGCCGGAGCCGAGGCCGGAGCCGAGGCCGAGGCCGGGGCGGGAGCGGGAGCGGGAGCCGAGGCCGGAGCCGGGGCGGGAGCGGGAGCCGAGGCCGGAGCGGGAGCCGGAGCCGGGGCGCGAGCTGGGCCCGGGGCGGGGGTCGGTGTTTGCGCGTCGTCCCGGTCCGGGGTACTCGCCAGGTGCTCGTTCCTCGTCGCGCCGGGCGTCTCGCCCTCCACCGGTACCGCCGTCATGCCGTACACCGCCTTGCTCGTGCCGTTCTGGATCAACCGTCAGTCTCCGTGCCCCGTATGCGCAGGTGATGCGCACTGGATGACCAATTGGTCACAATCCGTCCGGCCGGGCCGGGGCCGGGACCCGTCATCGAACGATCATCAAACGGTCACGGCCCCATCATGAGCGCCCCGTTGAATCGCGTTCCCCCACGCAAAGCACCACCCAGGAACCGGACACCGCTCATGCACTCCAGCAACTCCCGTCCCCCTGCTTCGTCGAGGCGGCGCCTGCTCGCCGGTGGCGGCGCCGTGTTCCTCACCGCGACAGCCGGTTCCCTGTTGGCCGCCCGGTCCGGCGGAGCCGTGCGGGGCGGCGACGACCGCGGCCGGGCAGCGGGAGGGCCCGCCGCCTCGCCCACCGCCTCCGGATGGATGCCCGGGGTGTCGAAAGTCCCGCTGGAGCGCAACTTCGTCCACGGCGACCGCGACGCGCAGCGCGGGCTCGTGCTCCACGTCCAGGAGGGAGAGGGTTCTTTGTACGAGCGGTTCAACACCCAGGGGATGAAGACCTCCTCGCACTTCTGGGTCTCCCAGGACGGGGAGACGGAGCAGTACGTGTCCGTACTGGACCGGGCCTGGGCACAGGTGGACGGCAACGGGGCGTGGGCCTCGGTCGAGACCTCCGGCTTCGCCACCCGCCCGCTCACCGAGGCGCAGGTCGAAGCCGTCGCCCGCATCTACACCTGGGGCGCCGACGCCCACGGCTGGCCGCCGGCCGTCAGTGAGCGCCCGGACCAGCCCGGTCTGGGCGTCCACGCCATGGGCGGCGCCGCGTGGGGAGGCCACGCATGCCCCGGCACCCTCCGGTCCGGCCAGCGCGCCGAGATCATCCGCCGGGTGCACCAGCTCCTGCCGTCCCCCGGCGGACTCCGGTGAACTCCGGTGAACTCCGGTGAACTCCCTGCCGGGGTGACCCGGTTCGAGGTTCGTCTCGGCTCATCGGTAGCCTGCGTCACCATGACCCGTGCCTGGAAATTGCCCCTGCTGCTCGCGCTCTGCGGCTCGGCCGTCGCCGCGGGGCTGACGTTCTCGGGGAGCCCCGCCACGGCCGCCGTGCTCCTGCTGCTGTTCCTGGTGCTCGCG
Encoded proteins:
- a CDS encoding D-alanyl-D-alanine carboxypeptidase family protein, whose product is MRPAPGTASAPGTAPAQGAVPEGTTEQPLPALDLLAELTNTPPPPATPGRTVARRLRIWVPPLLLLVAVLAVVQALRPLPDAVLTSGSAANSVTLDGRFDVPWPEKGQAAVRVGGAGDVGTFGEQKPVPTASVAKVMTAYVTLKNHPLKKNEDGPQIEVDAKAVAEGNSKSESRIPGLTAGSRFSQQNMLKMLMIPSGNNIARLLARWDTGSDSEAAFVEKMNAEAKALGMTSTTYTDPSGLDAKTVSTAADQLKLAEEVMKFDAFRAIVQLPNATVPGLSEPLNNNNDDLLIAGLSIKGIKTGSSSAAGGALMWAAYKTVGDKTPMILGTMLDQHVTGADPDGANSLKLVKQNSKKVIEAVRAALTSAGAVKKGQVVGYVDDGLGTPTPVVATRDTAAVAVPGQRLDLSLSLGEKGLPDQAPAGTEIGTLTIGTGPGAPTVPVALQTDLSAPSLGAKLLRLR
- a CDS encoding peptidoglycan recognition protein family protein, encoding MHSSNSRPPASSRRRLLAGGGAVFLTATAGSLLAARSGGAVRGGDDRGRAAGGPAASPTASGWMPGVSKVPLERNFVHGDRDAQRGLVLHVQEGEGSLYERFNTQGMKTSSHFWVSQDGETEQYVSVLDRAWAQVDGNGAWASVETSGFATRPLTEAQVEAVARIYTWGADAHGWPPAVSERPDQPGLGVHAMGGAAWGGHACPGTLRSGQRAEIIRRVHQLLPSPGGLR